The genomic DNA AAAcaggttttaaaatgttttccacAGCTTTTGCCATTTCAATTGACATTTTATACAGTATCAAATTCTGCTAAATTaacagatatatattttttttatctttaaaatgtggtgacatgacaaatcaaattttattggtcacatacacatatttagcagatgttattgcgggtgtagtgaaatgcttgtgttcctagctccaacagtgcagtagtatctaacaatacacaaatctaaaagtaaaataatggaattaagaaatacataaatattaggacaagcaatgtcggagtggcatggactaaatacagtagaatagaatactgtatatacatatgagatgagtaaagcagtatgtacacagtattaatgtgactagtgttccattattaaagtggccagtgattctatgtctatgtatatagggcagcagtctctaaggtgcagggatgagtagccgggtggtagccggctagtgacagtgtgcTATATTAGTAAGGCTGCCTCACCACCATGTACTTTGAGCAGGTGGTTCTTCAAGAGGCTCAAGATGGTAGTTCTGTACCGACAGAGCCCACAATGGAAGGGTTTGATGGTCCCGGGGCGATGTCTAATATGGCGGTCAAACCTGAGGAGACATTTGCAGACAAGCAGTCATTTCACAAATTGATTTATTCAGATGTTTAAGCAAATCTTTATGGTTATATAGAAACAAGAAAGAATGTTGTATTGTGGTACCTAAGAAGGTAACATTACAAGATAGAATTAATCACATACTATCAATACTCTCCTCTAATgtaaatatacaatatatttccTCTTACATCTGCTTCTGTTGATGTGGTACGTTGTCCAGCCGTTTGAGCGCTGCCGTAGCTGCATGGCTCCGCTCATGTGAGCGTAAACCTTTCAAGGACATGAAAGTTCGCCCGCAGTGCTTGCACTCCTCTCCTGCTGACCCCCCCTCTGGTTCTGTTGTCGACGGGACAGGGGAAGGGGACCCCATTGGACCCATCCCTGTTGCAACAGATTCCACCTTTGTCACAATCCAATGACTGTCCGATTCCGCGGCCGTCAGAACATCGGGCAGTTCTGGTCTTTCATGCTGAAAGACAAATAAATGATTACGGTTGAGAATCACATATGGGAAAACACAGATGTATTTTTCCAATGTTGTACAGTACTACCATCTGTCAAACAATCACAAGCCTGTAGGTTTGCAGTTGACTGCATTATGCGCCACTTACCTTAACAGACTTGGTCTTTATTGGTGGCTCACTAAGGTGTTGTTTCCTCTTCTGTCCATTTTCCAGCGTCTGAAACTCCTCATTATGATGGTCGAGATGGGAGCCGAGGTCCACACTGCCCTGGATTTGGAGGTTACAGTATCCACATCTGTAGAACTCTGTGCCAATCTCTGAAGTCTTTGAAAGTATAGTGAAGTCCCGTTTGAAATCGTCGTTGTGGAAATTGGTGTAATGGATACTTAGCAGGAGATTTGAATTGAAGAATAATTTCACACATTTCTTGCATTCAACTGGACGCAATGCACTGCCTTTCTCACATTCTGGATCAAATAACTTGCAGACAGGTTTCTGCTGCCTGTGGCGATTTCTGGGCTTTGGGGGAGAGCGCAGTGTGTTAATCGGTCGGTGTTCACTAGATTTGTGCATGCTGTGAGAGACTCCTGGATGGCAAATCACATAATGGGAGACCATGCCTTTTTCACTAAGACATTGGaaaaaacagagagaacagtttctCTTCTCACCAGGTGATTTGGTTTCCGGACTCAAAGCCTTATGGTGTGGTGAGGTTGGAGGAATGCGGTGAGGTCTGAATGCTGGAACAAAGTGGTTGTTGAAAGCGGCATTGTCATGTTGTCTCCTATAGTGGGCTGCAAGGTACTTACAAATCAAAGTTGTATACGAGCACAGTGCACACTTGTAGGAAAACTCTTTGTCCTCAATTGGAGCCACTGTACTGTGGTTAATGCGAAGATGGCGGGCAAGACCCTTTTTAGTGGTGCAAAAGTACTTGCAAAGGTGGCATTTGACTATGATGGATTTCCTATTTTTTAAAATGGCAGCTTGGGCAATTGAAGTCTGGGAGCCTCTATATTTGGAGAGAAGATGTTTTTTAATGGCAGCGGATTTTTTCAAGGCCGGTTTGAACATATTGGGGGCAGATCGTTTGTGATCCATCTCATAGTGAGCTTTCAACTTCTTGAATTTTGCATGGATGACTGGACACATATTGCACTGGAAGCCTGCCAATCCTATCCTCTTACCCGATCGGACTTTCACACATTCATCTGGGTCACTGAAGTGTACAATTTCTTGTTCAAGTCTCTCAGTTCTGGCTTTGGTGGCTGGATGCCTCATCTGGCAGTGAGTTAGAACACCATGAGGGCGAGAGTTCACATACGGACAGATTGAACACTTGAATACCAGAGTCCCATCACCTGTACTAGATTTAGGTTCCTTTTCACAAGTTGATGGATCATATTCCGGATGTTTCTTTCCACAATGAGTTAACATACCATGGAGGGTGTTGAACTCTCCGGAACAGACAGGGCACCTCCATCGCTGGCTTGGCTTTGAGGTTTCATGAACATCAGACTGTTCCTGGACCTTCATATCATATTCTGGATGTTTCTTTCCACAATGAGTAAACATACCATGGAGGGTGTTGAACTCTGCGGAACAGACAGGGCACATATGTGTCTCGCTTGACGTCAAGGTTTCATGAACAGCTTGCTCTTCATGGACCCCTGGCTCTTCATGGACCCCTGGCTCTTGGGTCTGCCTACTACTAATGACATCTAACACAGATCCATCTTCCTTGACAGACCATGGATGAACTACACGGTAGTGGCTGCCGATACCCCCCATTGAAGTAGCCTTAAAGGAACATGCTCGGCATGGATAGACTTTTGTGTCACCTTCTCCGGACTGAAAAGATGGGGAGGTCTTCGGAACTTCCCCAAACCTGAGGGTAATATTTTCATGTTTAACATTGCGCTCTGTGTTAGGCTTAATTGTTTTAGATAGAGAAGTCTTAGGGCCAACATGTAACCTCAGGATGATGGACTCAAGTCCAGTATTTTTATCTGGATGACGTTGCCGGTAGTGCCGGAGGAGTCCCTTCGCTTCAGTGTGTGAACAAACACACCACTCGCAATGATAACCTGCTTGTAAATGGCCATCTTGGTAAGCCCAACGCATAATCGTTGTGATTGGGGCTTTCTCTTGGTGGTTATTCCTCAGATGCCTTTTCAAAAGATATATATGGGGAGTTATATAAGAGCATTTGCGGCATTTTAAGGACCTGAGTGGTGCAGCTTTCTGCGTGCGAGATTGTGAAGCTTTCATGGGGGACTTTTTAGGTTGTTGGGTTATTAATTTCTTGGGGGGGGTGCGAACAATGGTAGTATACCGGACAACTTGATCCGCAGTAGCCGGCAGATCACTATGTCTTAATTTCTGAtgattcaaaacacccctaactGTGGCATTGTCATAGTCACAATGCTGGCAGTAAAACAACTTCCCCTCTTCTTCTTGGGATGAGTTAAGTGTGTCTTCTTGTACTGGCTGCGATTTGCCCATAACCGTAGCAGTATATTCAAGGATTTGCTTAGCAGTTAGTTTCATATCAAGGTGTCTTTTCCTTTGATGATTCAAAACCCCTATCACTGTTGGATTGCTATAGTTGCAAAGCTGACAGAAAAACATGTCTGCAACCTCGTCCTTCAAAAGAGGACGAGACAAGATGTGAGGAGAGTTGGGTGAGTGGACTGCTTTTGACTGAGATTGTTTGGATTGCCCTTGAACCACAACAGTATGCCTTAAGATCTGCGCAGCGTTTGTTTCGAGATCACCATGCATTTTATTTTGATGATTCAAAATCCCCCTTACTGTAGaattgctatagtcacaatactGGCAGAAGAACTTCTCTAATTCTTCTTGGAAAATCTCAGATGTTAAGAATGATGAGTGAGGTGATTTGCCAGATTGTGCCAAAATCATAGCAGCAGTATATTCAAGGATTTGTTTATGAGTTGCCTTAAGATCAGGGTGTCTTTTCCTTTGATGATCCATAACCCCACTCATGGTTGGATTGCTATAGTTGCAAAGCTGACAGAATAACACAGCCTCTTCCGTCACAAGAGGAAGAGGTAAGATGTGAGAAGAGTTTATTGAGTTGACTCTTTTAGACTCTTCTGATGTTTTCATTTGCCCTCGAACCTCAGTAGTATGCCTAAAGATGTCATCAGGAGTTGTTTTGAGTTGACCGTGTCTTCTCTTCTGATGATTAAAAATCCCGCTCATTGAGGGATCTCCGTAGTTGCAAAACTGACAGAAAAACAAGTTACCTGCCTCATTCCCAACATCAGATCTGAGAGAGGAGTTAGGGGCCCCAAATCCAGCAGACTGAGATGTAGATTTTTGACTAAGAAGCTCAGATGTATGTTGAAGAATCTGATTAGTGGATATCTGAAGACGGCGATGTCTTAATTTCTGATGATTCAAAACCCCTGCAACACTTGGGTTGCCATAGTTGCAGTACTGGCAAAAAAACAAGTCAGCTACCTCATTCTCAACAGTGGATTTTAAAGAGGAATTAGATGAGTCAAATCCAGTAAACTGAGGCTTTTCACATTGACCATGAACCTCAGCAGTATGTTTGACGACATTATCAGCAGTCACCTTGAGATGACTATGAGACGACATCTGATGATTCAAAACCCCTCTCACATTGGGGCTGCTACGAATCATAGCAGTATGTTTGATTATACTTTCAGCAGTTGACTTACGAGTACTGTGTCTTAACTTCTGATGATTCATAATGCCTCTCACTGTGGGGTTGCAATAGTCACAAAACTGGCAGAAATATGGACTCTCAACATCTGCCTGTGAAACACTGGATATGGGAGGGGATGTGTTTGGAGACTTAACTTCTGGAAGTTTGAATGGCTTTAAAACGTCTTCCTGTGCAACATCATTTTGGAGGGGAGTGCTAGGTGAGACTATTACGATGCCCTGGGATTGTTTACATTGACTACGAACCTCAGCAGTATGGAGGTGTATCTGCTCAACAGAAGCCTTGAGATCACGGTGTCTTGACCTTTGGTGATTCAACACCCCCCTCACTGTGAGGTTGTCATAGTTGCAATGCTGGCAGAAAAACATGTTCTCTGCATCTTCCTGTGCAACATCTGGTCTGGAGAGGGAAATGTTGGGGGACTTAACTTCTAGGAGTTTAAATGGCTCCAAAACCATATTTTCAGGAGACACCTGTGTTTCGTCCTTAGGATTCCTGGAAGTGGCAAGAGAAGCTTGTTTTATGCTGTCAATTGTCAATCCTGCCTTCGGGTGGCTTTTTTGGTAGTGGACAAGCATGACAACCACTGACTTATTGCTGAATACACAATGTTTGCAGTGGTACAGTTCCACATCCACTCCCATGGAAGCAGAACATGCTAATGAGGGTGTATGGGTGATATTAACAGTTTCTTTATGTGGGGTCGGAGACCTCTCAGGAGAGACAACCTCTGCATTCTTTAGGCTGGAGGTTTGCCCTAAATGTTGTGATGTAGAGGGTTCATGTTCAGTGGGCTTGGTAGTAAAACTGCAGTACATTAAGGGATTGCTCATTTTCAGTTTTGGATGCTTGTTTTTGTAATGGGGTTTCAAGTACTTGCCATTAGAAATGGTGAATGGGCAGGCAAAGCACTTGTACACCAAATCAAGCTGATCTGATCGCATCATGAACACATTTGGGGCTTCTGGGTGATGATCCCTATAGTGCTGCTTAAGGTCATCAGGGGCGGCAAAATCAACCGGACACTCCAAGCAACGGAAGGTGGCAGTCCAATCATCTGGATTCATGATGTACTGAAAGTCATACCTGATGTAAGGGTGCATTCTCTGGTAATGGGTGCTCACACTGCGAGATGACTTGTGACTGTAGTCACAGTGTTTGCAATGATAAAGATTTTTTGggttgtccctgctttccccaTTTGCCAACTGATCTTCTATTTCATTTCCTGAGGCATCTAGTTCAGTTCTCCAGACATttccctcctcttcatcctcgcTAACCTCAAAGGTGAAAGCAGTGCCCCCTGATAGCTTACTTTGGATGACTGTACTTTCGGGGCTTGTTTTGATATTTTTCTTAGCAGGACTTAAAGGGTTGTCATCATGCGTTCTCTTCTTGGTGGTTTTAGCTAATGGCTCTGTCAGTGACATTCCATTATACGTTTCAGGTTTGAGATTCCGCTGTTCTGTCACCGTTTTGTCCAGCAGACTTGACCCCATGCTGTAAAAAAGGTAACTGTGCTTACTTCGCTGGTGAGTGTGAAGATCCTCCAACCAAGTCGCAGAGAAGTTGCAGAGCGAGCAGCAGTGAGAGCCCATCTGTTCACTTTCTGAATGAAATCTCTCGTCAGTTACTTTAGAAACACCTTTACCATTGTCTTGGTCATAGCTATGGAAAGGCGCATCTGACATGACAGTCACATCACGCGCACCTGATGGCCTTGGGAGGGTGGACATCTTCATTTGCAAGGAATTTAAAGATGACTCATGCGCTGAACTTCCAGGTACGACTCTGAATTTAGAACAATTTCCTGAGGATCCCACTTGAGTTCGCAGGTTCTTCAACAATAAGCTAGAGCTAGGAATGTTTATGGTTTTCAAGGTAGACTTGGAATTCACTCTCCCCACGTCCCCTTTTTTGCGTTTGAGTGCCGACACATTTTTGTGATTCTTCTTACCTGGCAGTGACACTTTGGCATTGAGAATCTTGCCCCTCAAATACCGTTTCTGTGTTTTCAAGGTCCTGCCCTTACCAGGACCCCTTACCGACACCTTGTGATATGTTTTTTCATGTTTGATAATAACTGTCCAACTGGAAGACGTAAACACACAATGCCGGCAAGAGAAAAACTTTTTTGAACTGTTGTAGCGAGTGCTACTGGGAGGTGGCGTGGAACTCTCTGAGGGAGTAGAACTCCCTTCATTTTGTGAAGGATCCACATCAACGCCATGCACCTTCTTCATGTGTTCAAGGAGGAAATACTTTGATTTGAAGAGGAGGACACAATGGTTACACTGGAATGACTGACTTGGAGACACGGATTGTTGAGAGCCTGGTTGACCTTGGGTCATTTGGTCAGACTTGTTGAGGCGCCCGGAATCTGTGGGAGTATAAAATATCTTAATAATGAATGAAAATAATATACAACTACAGAATAAAAATGTGTATCATCAGATATTAATGACTAAATGTGCCATGCACCTAAGCATTTCCAGACCGACTAAGCAGTTAAAAACATCAGGTGATAAAGTTCACCATTCTCCTGTTTACAACTTGTATTATGATATAAGAACAAGTCATAccttcctccatctcccctgGCTCTGTGAGATTCTTGATCCCAGAAATTCACTGacaaacaggagagaaacctgTTGGGCAGCATAATAATTTAATGACAGTAACCAGGTTCCCATccaaacattttaaaataaattatgcgagaaatggtgcTGAAAATgcctttatgcacaaatattatacaactcgggaaagcatgcagtttattaggataCAGATTAAATACATTTAGATGAAAGTGCACtatgatgagcttgatgctcctttccaattaatagtgagggtcttattctggtgacatgatgataagatgcttggctgctgtttgacaaataaaaataatctcacTCTCATCTATAATAATCTCATGTAcaggattaaatattttttttccgcTCATCAAGCTACACAGAAGACCcaatcatgacaaagcaaaaacaggttatttaaaatgttttcaaatgtactttaaaaaaatgttcttcacatttacataagtattcaggccctttactcaaatcaaatgtatttgccacatgcgccaaatacaacaaatgtagactttactgtgaaatacttacttacaagcccttaaccaacagtgcagattAATacttaccaagtagactaaaataaagagtaacacaataagaataacaataacaaggctatatactgggggcaccggtaccgagtctgtGTGCAGGGGTAGTTGAGTcttaaaatggtatccatgagttcatctgactctgggtaaatAAAACAAAACGCCAGAATCTAGCAGTTTTATCCCTTTAAAGCTTACTTTGTGGACTGCACCACCAGTCAGTGATAGTAGCAGGGATAAAAATAGCCATTTGACAAGACCATCATTGTCAACCTCCCCCTCTCGGTGTAACTACAAATATAAATGTATaatccatgttttttttttaaattttcttaAAAGCACATGGATGCAAGTGAAACGGTAAGCAAAAACATGGAATTTGGTCATATGTGAAAACGTGCCTTTTGGATTTTGTGTAAGGTTACGCAATGTCGGCACTCCACTTGTTAGAACAAGGAAGTAAACCTTGAAGGTTTTAGAATCTCCCTCTGGTGGACAAGTTGACCCGTTTAAcaaatgtgattggatgtttgcTATATTGTGTTAGCTCTGTAATAGGTTGATTTGTTATTGGATATAATCATGCTGCTCAGCTGGTGGTACTTAACAGAATGGATCATTTTGCCAGGTTTACCTGAGAAAAGCTATCAGCTAGCCATTTTAGACCAAAGGTCTAAACAATGGGTCTGTACAAAAGATTGCGAGTATGGAATCCTCAGTAAGGGAAACAGCACCACTGTCTGTATCCCCACCTATTGTTTCATTGATGAAGCAGAGGTAAGGAGTGCTGCGCAAGGTGGTCATTTTTTTTTGCAGTACACATTATGCTGTTCTATCACACATACAAAGATGACCAAAGGACAAAAAAATCTGTGTTCATTATTTGCAGTAATGTCTTTGTAATTGTAATATCGCAAACAGATGTAGCAGTTTCAGCATTAAGGGTTCCAGCTTTAAAGTTGGTAAAGGAGGAAACCAGTCTAAATACGCTATAAAAGTCCTGCCTACTTCCTGGATCATGTCCCTTGCTGTGCAGCGatatgcttatgttactagctagTAGCgcctaacaatgcagtaaaacgTCAAAGTACAAAAAAAACAAGGCCAGGAAGAATCCAATCAACAACCCAAATAGCACAgtaacagtaatccaaatgcaaacTATACGCATGTAAACGGGAAGAATTTCCGCAAGATATACAAAGAATGATATGAACAGTAGTACATAAAATTGAGCCATGTCAAGCACCAGTATTTTAAATAAGTGTGTATAAACAGTTTAACTAAAATATAAAGTACAAGTACAAATattatactgaaccaaaatataaaagcacaacatgtaaagtgttggtcccatgtttcataagctgaattAAAATATCCTAggaattttccatacgcacaaagcgtatttctctcaaattttgtgtacaaatttgtttacatccctgttagggagcatttctcctttgccaagataatctatccacctgaccggtgtggcatatcaagaagctgattaagcagcattacacaggtgcaccttgtgctgggggcaataaaaggcagCTCTAACAActgagggtagtgtgtatggcccagtacatcactgggaccaagcttcctgccatcccgaccaaagactccagtcacccaagtcatagactgttctctctgctaccgcacggcaagcggtaccggagcaccaagtctaggtcaaaaaggctccttaacagcatctacccccatgccataagactgctgagcaATTAACAACCCCAACCTCAtttaaatgttcatttctctaccataagccatctccaacgttgttttggagaatttggcagtccAAACggcctcataaccgcagaccaGCCCACGATctctacatccggcttcttcacctgagggatcgtctgagatcagccaggcagctgatgaaactgaggattatttctgtatgtaataaagcccttttgtggggaaaaacaaattctgattggctgggcctggctccccagtggcctggctccccagtgtgcCTCCCCAGTCGGAGGGTATGATTTTAAGCAAGAGACATCTAAGCCTCCCCTAacacggatgacgctgggccaattgtgcgccgccccatggggcTCCTGGTCACGGCCGGCGGTGCCACAGCCTGGGACCGAACAAGAGACGTAGTGGCGCctcagcactgcgatgcagtgccttagaccactgtgccactcggaaggcttagatgtctcaagttgagggagagtgcaattggcattcaGGAATGTtcgccagagctgttgccagaaaatgacattttaatttctctaccataacctgcctccaacattgttttagagaatttggcagtacgtccagtCGGCctgacaaccgcagaccacgtgtatggagtcgtgtgggcaagcggtttgctgatgtcaacattgtgaacagagtgccccatggtggcagtggggttatggtatgggcaggcataagctacagacaacgaacacaattgcattttatcgatggcaatttgaatgcaaagaGATACCTTGACAAGATcctaaggtatctgtgaccaaca from Oncorhynchus clarkii lewisi isolate Uvic-CL-2024 chromosome 30, UVic_Ocla_1.0, whole genome shotgun sequence includes the following:
- the LOC139389283 gene encoding zinc finger protein 462-like, yielding MEEDSGRLNKSDQMTQGQPGSQQSVSPSQSFQCNHCVLLFKSKYFLLEHMKKVHGVDVDPSQNEGSSTPSESSTPPPSSTRYNSSKKFFSCRHCVFTSSSWTVIIKHEKTYHKVSVRGPGKGRTLKTQKRYLRGKILNAKVSLPGKKNHKNVSALKRKKGDVGRVNSKSTLKTINIPSSSLLLKNLRTQVGSSGNCSKFRVVPGSSAHESSLNSLQMKMSTLPRPSGARDVTVMSDAPFHSYDQDNGKGVSKVTDERFHSESEQMGSHCCSLCNFSATWLEDLHTHQRSKHSYLFYSMGSSLLDKTVTEQRNLKPETYNGMSLTEPLAKTTKKRTHDDNPLSPAKKNIKTSPESTVIQSKLSGGTAFTFEVSEDEEEGNVWRTELDASGNEIEDQLANGESRDNPKNLYHCKHCDYSHKSSRSVSTHYQRMHPYIRYDFQYIMNPDDWTATFRCLECPVDFAAPDDLKQHYRDHHPEAPNVFMMRSDQLDLVYKCFACPFTISNGKYLKPHYKNKHPKLKMSNPLMYCSFTTKPTEHEPSTSQHLGQTSSLKNAEVVSPERSPTPHKETVNITHTPSLACSASMGVDVELYHCKHCVFSNKSVVVMLVHYQKSHPKAGLTIDSIKQASLATSRNPKDETQVSPENMVLEPFKLLEVKSPNISLSRPDVAQEDAENMFFCQHCNYDNLTVRGVLNHQRSRHRDLKASVEQIHLHTAEVRSQCKQSQGIVIVSPSTPLQNDVAQEDVLKPFKLPEVKSPNTSPPISSVSQADVESPYFCQFCDYCNPTVRGIMNHQKLRHSTRKSTAESIIKHTAMIRSSPNVRGVLNHQMSSHSHLKVTADNVVKHTAEVHGQCEKPQFTGFDSSNSSLKSTVENEVADLFFCQYCNYGNPSVAGVLNHQKLRHRRLQISTNQILQHTSELLSQKSTSQSAGFGAPNSSLRSDVGNEAGNLFFCQFCNYGDPSMSGIFNHQKRRHGQLKTTPDDIFRHTTEVRGQMKTSEESKRVNSINSSHILPLPLVTEEAVLFCQLCNYSNPTMSGVMDHQRKRHPDLKATHKQILEYTAAMILAQSGKSPHSSFLTSEIFQEELEKFFCQYCDYSNSTVRGILNHQNKMHGDLETNAAQILRHTVVVQGQSKQSQSKAVHSPNSPHILSRPLLKDEVADMFFCQLCNYSNPTVIGVLNHQRKRHLDMKLTAKQILEYTATVMGKSQPVQEDTLNSSQEEEGKLFYCQHCDYDNATVRGVLNHQKLRHSDLPATADQVVRYTTIVRTPPKKLITQQPKKSPMKASQSRTQKAAPLRSLKCRKCSYITPHIYLLKRHLRNNHQEKAPITTIMRWAYQDGHLQAGYHCEWCVCSHTEAKGLLRHYRQRHPDKNTGLESIILRLHVGPKTSLSKTIKPNTERNVKHENITLRFGEVPKTSPSFQSGEGDTKVYPCRACSFKATSMGGIGSHYRVVHPWSVKEDGSVLDVISSRQTQEPGVHEEPGVHEEQAVHETLTSSETHMCPVCSAEFNTLHGMFTHCGKKHPEYDMKVQEQSDVHETSKPSQRWRCPVCSGEFNTLHGMLTHCGKKHPEYDPSTCEKEPKSSTGDGTLVFKCSICPYVNSRPHGVLTHCQMRHPATKARTERLEQEIVHFSDPDECVKVRSGKRIGLAGFQCNMCPVIHAKFKKLKAHYEMDHKRSAPNMFKPALKKSAAIKKHLLSKYRGSQTSIAQAAILKNRKSIIVKCHLCKYFCTTKKGLARHLRINHSTVAPIEDKEFSYKCALCSYTTLICKYLAAHYRRQHDNAAFNNHFVPAFRPHRIPPTSPHHKALSPETKSPGEKRNCSLCFFQCLSEKGMVSHYVICHPGVSHSMHKSSEHRPINTLRSPPKPRNRHRQQKPVCKLFDPECEKGSALRPVECKKCVKLFFNSNLLLSIHYTNFHNDDFKRDFTILSKTSEIGTEFYRCGYCNLQIQGSVDLGSHLDHHNEEFQTLENGQKRKQHLSEPPIKTKSVKHERPELPDVLTAAESDSHWIVTKVESVATGMGPMGSPSPVPSTTEPEGGSAGEECKHCGRTFMSLKGLRSHERSHAATAALKRLDNVPHQQKQMFDRHIRHRPGTIKPFHCGLCRYRTTILSLLKNHLLKVHGAEYPSKNLPSSVTGSQDREHTLEANEEAPNLPEPQEGNHMSDDSEETDLTEKPVYLEPPDVQRQLNHYRQVAQASRHPGQQATTTTQDALFICEFCIYTSTHIKSMRRHYINRHNGKRLVRCKDCSFFTGFRKNLDIHIEAAHASSATEAPKDLRCPLCLYHTKNKNCMIDHIVLHREEPVAPIEVRRSRLSRYLQGLVFRCHKCTFTSSSDEKLHLHMLIKHDDIKPYKCRLCYFDFTQLSELEAHLCDKHQVVRNHELVGQVHLEELETRLDRVNREKEKKCDQELENEEDKEERNKHGEKQGLEEEGENADKLRNKEKEETNHRHSEKQQVLEEGENIEKLGKEEEKDQEETNRRLKETQGLKEGDTVEEKGLEKNGENIAPQKYENKGYVEEKSMDCEENHGQQDQVNKGGDNEVSENSAQSSEFHESHDFSYEENKEEQYEECHGELEHEDKEMVEEQFMDFVEENREPGEMDIGEQNDQYHEMPVLKNEACHYHEMPVLENEEGKEETHRNPSEKPEHEEVVVKNDSLKHECNMKQEQGSVEDEKSEENPMSDDKQDHENGNTSAPKDASTALSIDASAILRIIPSTRNENALSCKLCGRTLMNSTDLERHVMRHGL